From Alosa sapidissima isolate fAloSap1 chromosome 7, fAloSap1.pri, whole genome shotgun sequence, the proteins below share one genomic window:
- the si:ch211-197l9.2 gene encoding protein SOGA1, whose protein sequence is MGDGEGDSCAQPDQVHGRLVGEQHAALHGFGQPQTNEESQPAELQDAQPSKPVTKTRVGTATLRRTPSGGKDMKPEKGKVSGKVKQTSSGSQKSRNKSSGRRKLSDASNTSDDLSKDSGCATGKLSSANSSSEMSDCTSEENKLSTDSDIESNSRDGFTDGDRTGLGDSVSDIRSEDTNIISSSGANNTLAPGSGIGEGSISPADERSFASLDSRLNFSSSVAFSDLTGEFVDGMHDELLREIEDLRSENEYLKDEMEELRSEMLEMRDLFLEEDVYQLQDLRQQLDQANKTCRILQYRLRKAERRSLRVAQTGQVDGELIRALEHDVRVAKSVSLRLHGELESVQKKKAQLEWENEELRERMQDLEVANQVLHTEMDKTRENSLRRRSLRSTSGKAEKKLSPQDDSADIKCQLHFAKEESALMCKKLTKMVTENETMREELAKYRLLYGDVDSTQVSDSMANSPLAREAEVKVHLRLVEEEATLLSRRIVELEVENRGLRAEMSEMRERRGGGGGTRGGGGEEEEESMEGARESLAVPVCVDGAEVVETQSPASVKDTLVTTQIQTEERGHCPEEQEKVKRNGADLLTSYTDFGRKDLKTLLALRDQALLVSSAIDLLRAAPTKNGISPCSNQKTPPLSPYLAKPEADHHSPNALPLPHPRPRDLPILSPLSGELDLLQFQLQALLERMKSLVDTADSRKTHSWGPGSCDLAPPPPPEEPTEEQKEALVLKVDLSPGCPCDQETLVLLTLQLRWFLQQWRQGEEAKNLFEVGCQKTLRLLMEGEEVSDSEDPSKMSPTASKIFPKLVDSAEDMVLVDLKAAMLDLSSELQEERRSGLEMAQQFACAKAAWAVERSELRSLVSRLEGSASKASMKNLPDLKVALQRDHVEKLQHLLADSYAAVMELTRQTKVRERNWSCEKQELLEYLHQLQLEQQSSDASSQAKTAESSGGKMAENGRPYGTERIKHKRAQPDVSDKNWVYLSQEAALLDQPDAYKTWDFPVMPSRFPGLDLQQESAQRSHTAPEKTSLRIYYSPPSARRVHLSKLTWDKEDAYVEGKTREKQSGAFLPRAVRCRGGDEGNGALSYQGGLPLEFHDLLECGGSGGGGGGGASSPTGGASRLPCGFQPPAGVPSASFLPFGPLQASANLSDDMKEMTAVVRGASRGNSLERGRGLMKDAWSQTQAQSRPLPHAHTVSTGMQTDGIRGLSAGKYWSPRGTTASLVSPRAQQMSSSLERVGGRAEKPPSCSTSPKLYRRHSASSPFSSSSSPSSSPSSSFPSSSLSSSSSLTNPSRLEAPKERGLWGLSQRGSVGSAWARSTTSRTGSVTAASADKSAGRKPVGIHRYGLVQEFLRNVCGRGDKLPTGAAEKAGAPTVRRDSIGPAGQKKAERPASRVPLVRSDSVTKIVNRRFMKQGQKDETGQTQTQTQGQNQASKMPVNKDKNPGTATLERDGSCDCSSRSLTSCFARPSRSNLHHTHAHCRLRPHDCPTAAAVKSGAAP, encoded by the exons atgggcGATGGAGAAGGAGACTCCTGCGCGCAACCAGATCAAGTGCACGGGCGGCTGGTTGGAGAGCAGCACGCGGCACTTCACGGTTTCGGGCAACCCCAAACAAACGAGGAGTCGCAGCCAGCAGAACTTCAAGATGCACAGCCAAGCAAGCCTGTCACCAAGACCAGGGTAGGAACTGCAACCCTCCGGCGCACCCCGAGTGGAGGCAAAGATATGAAACCGGAGAAGGGAAAAGTGTCCGGGAAAGTCAAGCAAACGAGCAGTGGCAGCCAAAAGAGTCGGAATAAATCGTCGGGCCGGAGAAAATTGTCTGACGCTAGCAACACCTCTGACGATCTGAGCAAAGACTCCGGATGCGCCACTGGAAAGCTTTCATCCGCAAACAGCAGCTCGGAGATGTCGGACTGCACCTCCGAGGAAAATAAACTTTCCACAGACAGCGACATCGAGTCTAATAGCCGGGATGGGTTTACTGATGGAGACAGGACTGGCCTGGGGGACAGTGTCTCGGACATCAGAAGTGAAGACACAAACATCATCAGTTCATCAGGGGCCAATAACACTTTGGCACCTGGCAGTGGAATTGGCGAGGGTAGCATCTCTCCTGCAGACGAGCGGTCCTTCGCCTCACTTGACAGTCGACTGAATTTTAGCTCCTCGGTGGCATTTTCTGACCTGACAGGAGAGTTTGTTGATGGAATGCATGATGAACTCCTCCGAGAGATCGAAGATTTAAGATCAGAAAACGAATATTTAAAA GATGAGATGGAGGAGCTGCGCTCAGAGATGCTGGAGATGCGTGACCTGTTCCTGGAGGAGGATGTGTACCAGCTGCAGGACCTGCGGCAGCAGCTGGACCAGGCCAACAAGACCTGCCGCATCCTGCAGTACCGGCTGCGCAAGGCCGAGCGACGCAGCCTGCGTGTGGCCCAAACTGGACAGGTGGATGGGGAGCTCATCCGAGCACTGGAGCATGATGTCAGG GTGGCGAAGAGTGTGTCCCTGCGCTTGCACGGCGAGCTGGAGTCTGTGCAGAAGAAGAAGGCGCAGCTGGAGTGGGAGAACGAGGAGCTGCGTGAACGCATGCAGGACCTGGAGGTAGCCAATCAGGTCCTGCACACCGAGATGGACAAGACCCGAGAG AACTctctgaggaggaggagcttgAGGTCAACATCCGGCAAGGCTGAAAAGAAGCTTTCCCCACAG GATGACAGTGCTGATATAAAGTGCCAGCTGCATTTTGCCAAAGAGGAGTCCGCGCTCATGTGCAAGAAGCTGACCAAGATGGTCACCGAGAACGAGACCATGCGGGAGGAGCTGGCCAAGTACCGGCTGCTTTACGGCGACGTCGACAGCACCCAGGTGTCCGACAGCATGGCCaactcgcctctggcccgcgaGGCCGAGGTCAAAGTTCACCTGCggctggtggaggaggaggcgaCCCTGCTGAGCCGGAGGATTGTGGAGCTGGAGGTGGAGAACCGCGGACTACGGGCGGAGATGAGCGaaatgagggagaggagaggaggaggaggaggaacaagaggaggagggggggaggaggaagaggagtcaATGGAGGGGGCACGAGAGAGTCTCGCTGTGCCAGTCTGTGTGGACGGAGCTGAGGTGGTTGAAACGCAGTCTCCTGCCAGTGTGAAGGACACATTGGTCACTACACAAATACAAACGGAAGAAAGAGGGCACTGCCCTGAAGAGCAGGAGAAGGTCAAGAGGAATGGCGCTGACCTTTTGACCTCTTACACAGACTTCGGCCGGAAAGACCTGAAGACTCTTCTAGCCCTTCGTGATCAGGCTCTGCTGGTCAGTTCTGCCATTGACCTGCTGAGAGCTGCTCCGACCAAAAACGGCATTTCGCCATGCTCCAACCAGAAAACCCCACCGTTGTCCCCTTACCTGGCCAAGCCGGAAGCTGACCACCACTCGCCCaacgctctccctctccctcaccctcggCCCCGGGACCTACCCATCCTAAGCCCCCTCTCCGGCGAGTTGGACCTATTACAGTTTCAGCTGCAAGCTCTCCTCGAGCGTATGAAGAGTTTAGTAGACACAGCAGACAGCAGGAAGACCCACAGCTGGGGACCCGGCTCATGTGACCtggcacctcctcctcctcccgagGAGCCCACGGAGGAGCAGAAGGAGGCCCTGGTGCTGAAGGTGGACCTGTCCCCCGGGTGCCCATGTGACCAGGAGACCCTGGTGCTCCTCACCTTGCAGCTACGCTGGTTCCTGCAGCAGTGGCGACAGGGGGAAGAAGCCAAGAACCTCTTTGAG GTGGGCTGCCAGAAGACACTGCGTCTCCTGATGGAGGGCGAGGAGGTGTCCGACTCGGAGGATCCCAGTAAGATGAGCCCCACAGCCTCAAAGATCTTCCCCAAACTG GTGGACAGTGCTGAGGACATGGTTCTGGTGGACCTCAAGGCGGCCATGCTGGACCTGAGCTCTGAGCTGCAGGAGGAGCGGCGGTCAGGGCTCGAGATGGCCCAGCAGTTCGCCTGCGCCAAAGCAGCCTGGGCCGTGGAGAGGAGCGAGCTCAGGAGCCTCGTCAGCAGG CTGGAGGGCTCCGCCAGCAAGGCCTCGATGAAGAACCTACCAGACCTGAAGGTGGCGCTGCAGCGGGACCACGTAGAGAAGCTGCAGCACCTGCTGGCTGACTCGTACGCAGCGGTGATGGAGCTGACGCGGCAAACAAAGGTGCGCGAGCGCAACTGGAGCTGCGAGAAGCAGGAGCTGCTGGAGTACCTGCACCAGCTGCAGttggagcagcagagcagcgaCGCCAGCAGCCAGGCCAAGACGGCCGAG TCTTCTGGTGGCAAGATGGCTGAGAATGGAAGACCCTATGGGACAGAGAG GATTAAACACAAGCGAGCACAGCCTGATGTCTCTGATAAAAACTGGGTCTACCTCAGCCAGGAGGCGGCGTTGCTGGACCAGCCTGACGCCTATAAGACCTGGGACTTCCCAGTCATGCCGTCCAGGTTCCCCGGGCTGGACCTCCAGCAGGAGTCGGCCCAGAGGAGCCACACGGCCCCGGAGAAGACCTCACTGCGGATCTACTACAGCCCGCCGTCCGCCCGCAGGGTCCACCTCTCCAAGCTGACCTGGGACAAAGAGGACGCGTACGTGGAGGGGAAGACAAGGGAGAAGCAGAGTGGAGCCTTCCTGCCCAGAGCGGTGAGgtgcagaggaggagatgagggcaATGGGGCTTTGAGCTACCAGGGCGGGCTGCCGCTGGAGTTCCATGACTTGCTGGAGTGCGGTGGtagtggtggcggtggtggtggtggcgccAGTAGTCCCACGGGGGGCGCTAGCAGGCTGCCCTGTGGCTTCCAGCCTCCCGCTGGCGTCCCGTCCGCCTCGTTCCTACCCTTCGGGCCCCTGCAGGCGTCGGCCAACCTGAGCGACGACATGAAGGAGATGACGGCCGTCGTGCGTGGGGCGAGCCGGGGCAACTCCCTGGAGAGGGGGCGGGGTCTGATGAAGGACGCCTGGAGCCAGACTCAGGCTCAGAGCCGACCGCTGCCGCATGCCCACACGGTCAGTACGGGCATGCAGACGGACGGGATCCGTGGTCTCTCGGCCGGGAAGTACTGGTCCCCCCGTGGCACCACGGCCTCGCTGGTGTCCCCGCGTGCCCAGCAGATGTCCTCGTCCCTGGAGCGTGTCGGTGGGCGGGCGGAGAAGCCTCCCTCGTGCTCCACCTCGCCAAAGCTCTACCGCCGCCACTCGGCATCGTCACCGTTCTCCTCATCttcatccccctcttcctcACCTTCCTCGTCATTCCCCTCGTCCTcgctctcctcttcctcgtcccTCACCAACCCGTCCCGGCTAGAGGCTCCTAAGGAGCGCGGGCTATGGGGTCTGTCCCAGAGGGGGTCCGTAGGTTCCGCCTGGGCCCGTTCCACCACCAGCAGAACCGGTTCTGTAACTGCGGCAAGCGCAGACAAATCGGCCGGCCGCAAGCCTGTGGGGATCCACCGCTACGGCCTGGTCCAGGAGTTCCTGCGCAACGTGTGTGGTCGGGGGGACAAGCTTCCAACCGGGGCAGCTGAGAAGGCCGGAGCACCCACGGTGCGGAGGGACAGTATCGGCCCGGCGGGGCAGAAGAAGGCTGAGCGGCCGGCCTCACGGGTTCCGCTGGTCAGGAGCGACAGTGTGACAAAGATTGTGAACCGGAGGTTCATGAAGCAGGGGCAGAAAGATGAGACGGGCCAGACTCAGACTCAGACCCAGGGCCAGAACCAGGCCAGCAAAATGCCCGTCAACAAAGACAAGAACCCTGGCACTGCCACGCTAGAG CGGGATGGCTCCTGTGACTGCAGCTCTCGTTCTCTGACTTCCTGCTTCGCTCGGCCCTCCCGCTCCAACCTCCACCACACCCACGCCCACTGCAGGCTCCGCCCACACGACTGCCCCACAGCAGCTGCAGTGAAGAGCGGCGCTGCCCCTTAG